A single region of the Bacteroidota bacterium genome encodes:
- a CDS encoding DUF1801 domain-containing protein produces the protein MAEKKSKLVEIKTKPTNNNVVAFINKISDEQKRKDCFVLIDMMKAASGEEPVLWSNSIVGFGNKRYKSPNTGREVDWLLIGFAPRKANLSLYVSVGIQEHSAALKKLGKHKTGVGCLYINKLEDVDLNVLQGIIKTSLSKK, from the coding sequence ATGGCAGAAAAAAAATCAAAACTGGTTGAAATTAAAACCAAACCAACTAATAATAATGTGGTTGCCTTTATCAATAAAATAAGCGACGAACAAAAAAGAAAAGATTGTTTTGTATTAATTGATATGATGAAAGCAGCCTCCGGTGAAGAACCCGTTTTGTGGAGCAACTCAATTGTTGGTTTTGGCAATAAAAGATATAAAAGTCCCAATACCGGGCGGGAAGTTGACTGGTTACTCATTGGCTTTGCACCGCGTAAAGCAAATCTATCGCTTTATGTAAGTGTTGGTATTCAGGAACATAGCGCAGCATTAAAAAAACTCGGTAAACACAAAACAGGTGTGGGATGCCTGTATATAAATAAGCTGGAAGATGTTGATTTAAACGTGCTGCAAGGTATTATCAAAACATCCCTCAGTAAAAAATAA
- a CDS encoding alpha/beta hydrolase, with protein sequence MFILSSKFVFKTVYYNFETCCNTSTNTETGYANVNGLKMYYEIHGSGFPLVLIHGGGSTLESTFGNVIHQFAKTHKVIAVELQAHGRTADIDRPLSFTQDADDVAGLLKQLHIEKADIFGFSNGASTTLQFAIRNRINT encoded by the coding sequence TTGTTCATTTTATCTTCAAAATTTGTTTTTAAAACAGTTTACTATAATTTTGAAACATGTTGTAATACATCAACAAATACTGAAACCGGTTATGCCAATGTCAATGGATTGAAAATGTATTATGAAATACACGGTTCCGGTTTTCCATTAGTCCTTATTCATGGTGGTGGTTCAACTTTAGAAAGTACATTTGGCAATGTAATTCATCAATTTGCTAAAACACATAAAGTAATTGCAGTTGAATTGCAGGCACATGGCCGCACCGCTGATATCGATCGACCTTTGAGTTTTACTCAAGATGCCGATGATGTGGCGGGTTTGCTTAAACAACTCCACATTGAAAAAGCGGATATATTCGGATTCAGCAATGGTGCCAGCACTACTTTGCAATTTGCAATCCGAAACCGAATTAACACATAA
- a CDS encoding VOC family protein, with protein MGDLNHQPEKTEPQNDKTPKVLGIGAILFFAENLMETREWYVKNLGLEINDWGSASFESRDLHDPERINSIQWCPFKKGDAYFAPSTKDFMINYRVQNIEGLIEKLRNNGVNIVDELETYDYGKFIHIMDEEGNKIELWEPA; from the coding sequence ATGGGAGATTTAAACCACCAACCAGAAAAAACTGAACCACAAAACGACAAAACACCTAAAGTGCTTGGTATTGGGGCCATCCTCTTTTTTGCCGAAAATTTAATGGAAACCAGGGAGTGGTATGTTAAAAACTTAGGTTTAGAAATTAATGATTGGGGTTCCGCAAGTTTCGAATCCCGCGATTTACACGACCCGGAACGGATAAATTCTATTCAATGGTGCCCGTTTAAAAAGGGTGATGCCTATTTTGCACCTTCAACTAAAGATTTTATGATTAATTACCGTGTTCAAAATATAGAAGGACTGATAGAAAAACTTCGAAACAATGGCGTCAACATTGTAGATGAACTTGAAACCTATGATTACGGTAAATTTATTCATATTATGGATGAAGAGGGTAATAAAATTGAATTGTGGGAGCCAGCGTGA
- a CDS encoding helix-turn-helix domain-containing protein, translating into MLNSNTIGDKIAAARKNIFLSQADLAQKISISPQAVGKWERGESMPDITTLNRLAEILGVDLNYFSENFQSQPTVNSTLDSGKAENSKTSKSTVISNRDMSKLNLTDSDFSGLKNLSQNFSSANMQRCLFIGSNLSGLTLNKNNVDGCDFTDSDISKSQIQGSNLQKINFIIVH; encoded by the coding sequence ATGCTAAATTCAAACACTATTGGCGATAAAATTGCCGCAGCAAGAAAAAACATTTTTCTATCACAAGCCGATTTGGCTCAAAAAATTTCAATTAGTCCGCAAGCAGTAGGTAAATGGGAGCGAGGTGAATCGATGCCTGATATAACAACATTAAACCGTTTGGCAGAAATTTTAGGGGTAGATCTCAATTATTTCTCTGAAAATTTTCAGTCACAACCAACGGTTAACTCAACTCTTGATTCCGGCAAAGCAGAAAATTCGAAAACCTCCAAATCAACTGTTATCAGCAACCGTGACATGTCGAAGTTAAATCTAACAGATAGTGATTTTTCCGGATTAAAAAACTTGAGTCAAAATTTTTCGTCTGCAAATATGCAGCGTTGTTTATTCATTGGTTCAAACCTATCCGGATTAACATTGAATAAAAATAATGTAGACGGCTGCGATTTTACCGATTCTGATATCAGTAAAAGTCAAATCCAAGGCTCAAACCTGCAAAAAATAAATTTCATAATTGTTCATTAA
- a CDS encoding DUF2200 domain-containing protein has translation MNTTDLHNKRMAEMTFSSVYPLYLTKIEKKGRTKNELNEVITWLTGFDEKKIQALINEKVTFETFFKKAKLHPNANQITGMICGYRIEEIENPLTKQVRYLDKLVDELAKGRKMEKILRDA, from the coding sequence ATGAATACCACCGACTTACATAACAAAAGAATGGCAGAAATGACATTTTCTTCCGTTTACCCGTTGTATCTAACTAAGATCGAAAAAAAAGGGCGAACCAAAAATGAACTGAACGAGGTAATAACATGGCTAACAGGGTTTGACGAAAAAAAAATACAAGCCCTTATAAATGAAAAGGTTACGTTTGAAACCTTTTTCAAAAAGGCTAAACTTCATCCCAATGCCAACCAAATTACAGGAATGATATGCGGATACAGAATTGAGGAAATTGAGAATCCGTTAACAAAGCAGGTCCGTTACCTTGATAAACTAGTGGATGAATTGGCAAAAGGCAGGAAAATGGAAAAAATTTTACGCGATGCATAA
- a CDS encoding nuclear transport factor 2 family protein: MTPKQILNQWLIAFNNTDAQAISSLYAENAVNHQVANVPIIGKEAIKKMFETEFSAAEMVCIPENIFEDGEWAILEWKDPKGLRGCGFFNIKDDKIIFQRGYWDKLSFHKLHNIPLTI, encoded by the coding sequence ATGACACCAAAACAAATACTCAATCAATGGCTCATAGCTTTTAACAACACTGATGCTCAAGCTATTTCTAGTCTTTATGCAGAAAATGCTGTAAACCATCAGGTTGCAAATGTACCAATTATAGGAAAAGAAGCCATTAAAAAAATGTTTGAAACCGAGTTTAGTGCGGCTGAAATGGTTTGCATTCCGGAAAATATTTTTGAAGATGGCGAATGGGCAATTCTGGAGTGGAAAGACCCAAAAGGTCTACGTGGTTGTGGCTTTTTCAATATTAAAGATGATAAAATAATATTTCAGCGCGGCTATTGGGATAAACTTTCATTCCATAAATTACATAATATTCCTTTAACGATTTAA
- a CDS encoding GNAT family N-acetyltransferase has product MTLTPTVKADLETLYLFQLNKEANYLAAFTGPEPLTKEAYIHKYEPFLSNPTIHMCTIKIEDKIVGSIAKYEMENEAEITYWIDQEFWGQGIATNALRDFLKIELNRPIYGRTAFDNFGSQKVLENCGFIKIGTDKGFAKARNEEIEEYIFRLD; this is encoded by the coding sequence ATTTAGAAACATTATACCTATTTCAACTCAATAAGGAAGCCAACTACCTGGCTGCATTCACTGGTCCTGAGCCTTTAACAAAAGAAGCTTATATTCATAAATATGAACCATTTTTGAGTAATCCAACCATTCACATGTGCACAATCAAAATTGAAGATAAAATTGTTGGAAGTATTGCCAAATACGAAATGGAAAATGAAGCAGAAATAACCTATTGGATCGACCAGGAGTTTTGGGGGCAGGGTATTGCAACAAATGCTTTACGCGATTTTTTAAAAATTGAATTAAACCGTCCTATTTATGGCCGAACAGCATTCGACAACTTCGGTTCACAAAAGGTGCTTGAAAATTGTGGTTTTATAAAAATTGGCACCGATAAAGGTTTTGCTAAAGCACGGAATGAAGAAATTGAGGAATATATATTTAGACTAGATTAA